From a single Planococcus shenhongbingii genomic region:
- a CDS encoding branched-chain amino acid ABC transporter permease, which yields MTFFIQMLITGIVVGSIYGLVALGFVLIYRASDALNLANGEFVIIGAYICLTLMTAYQVPFIIALAITLVFSMLLGLLVERLVIRPLQNAPVISVIMATIGLSSLLAGLVHMIWGHQTKKFPLIFPATPLEVGGVIITPVYLWSFIIVIILLILFSVFFKFSKMGIAMRAVADDKQAASSMGISVKKVYAITWAIAAVVAAVGGVLLGNINGVSPTMATIGLTVLPVVILGGLDSILGAIVGGFIIGILQSMAGGYLDPLIGGGLKEVAPFIVVLLILMIKPYGLFGRGGTERV from the coding sequence ATGACGTTTTTTATTCAGATGCTTATAACCGGAATTGTAGTAGGAAGTATTTACGGGCTCGTCGCTTTGGGCTTTGTGTTAATTTATCGTGCAAGTGATGCTTTGAATTTAGCGAACGGGGAGTTTGTCATTATTGGCGCTTATATCTGCTTGACGCTTATGACGGCGTATCAAGTTCCGTTCATCATCGCATTGGCGATTACTTTGGTGTTCAGCATGCTGCTGGGGCTGCTTGTCGAACGGCTGGTCATCCGGCCGCTCCAGAACGCCCCGGTCATTTCCGTTATTATGGCGACCATTGGGTTGTCAAGCTTGCTGGCAGGGCTCGTGCACATGATTTGGGGGCACCAGACGAAGAAATTCCCGCTGATCTTTCCGGCAACGCCGCTGGAAGTGGGCGGAGTCATTATTACACCGGTTTACCTGTGGTCTTTCATTATCGTAATCATTTTGCTCATTCTGTTCTCTGTATTCTTCAAGTTTTCGAAAATGGGAATCGCGATGCGAGCTGTGGCGGATGATAAGCAAGCGGCTTCTTCAATGGGAATCAGCGTCAAGAAAGTGTATGCCATTACTTGGGCGATTGCCGCAGTTGTCGCCGCTGTAGGCGGAGTGCTGCTCGGTAATATTAACGGAGTCAGCCCAACAATGGCAACCATCGGTTTGACTGTGCTGCCCGTGGTTATCCTTGGCGGGCTCGACAGCATTCTTGGAGCAATTGTCGGTGGGTTCATCATCGGAATTTTGCAAAGTATGGCGGGGGGATACTTAGACCCGTTAATTGGCGGAGGACTGAAAGAAGTAGCGCCCTTTATCGTCGTTCTTCTTATATTAATGATCAAGCCGTACGGGTTATTTGGCCGGGGCGGAACAGAAAGGGTGTAA
- the metH gene encoding methionine synthase has translation MSKQLIEQLEKRILIIDGAMGTMIQNADLSAEDFGGEQLDGCNEYLNIVRPNVIESVHHAYLEAGADIICTNTFGGTSIVLDEYDLGRQAAEINRRAVEIAKRSTAAFSTLEWPRFVAGAIGPTTKTLSVTGGVTFDEMLDNFYVQATALVEGGADLILLETSQDMLNVKAATIGIKKAFEETGIELPIMVSGTIEPMGTTLAGQSIEAFYISIEHVKPLSVGLNCATGPEFMTDHIRSLAELSDGYVSCYPNAGLPDEEGHYHETPESLSKKLRGFAEKGWLNVVGGCCGTTPAHIKAVREAMEGLAPRKPEAAGHGHVISGIEPLQYDESMRPLFIGERTNVIGSRKFKRLIIDGRFEEASEIARAQVKNGAHVIDICLANPDRDELEDMTNFMKEVVKKVKVPLVIDSTDEAVIEAALKFSQGKAIINSINLEDGEERFDAVMPLVKKYGAAVVVGTIDEPGMAVTRERKLEVAERSYDLLVNKWGLAPEDIIFDPLVFPVGTGDQQYIGSAVETIEGIRLIKQKFPRCLTVLGISNVSFGLPPVGREVLNAVYLYHCTQAGLDYAIVNTEKLERYASIPQKEIEMANELLFTTTDKTLADFTDFYRDKKKEKTEDDIPKTVPERLAYYILEGTKEGLIPDLEKALDLYDTPLDVINGPLMEGMAEVGRLFNDNQLIVAEVLQSAGVMKAAVSFLEGFMEKKEDDSGKGKIVLATVKGDVHDIGKNLVDIILSNNGYKVIDVGIKVTPATLIEVIRKEKPDMIGLSGLLVKSAKQMVITAQDFKEAGIDVPILVGGAALSRRFTETKIAAEYDGPVIYAKDAMQGLDLANRLQSGAGKAVLLEELDAQQEKRKVSEAARESKQALAVAVRPVKTVREDVPVYKPNDLRRHVLKDYSVAHLYPYVNMRTLIGHHLGLKGFSEKSLAQGDQRAVELHELATGFLQAGLLKPSGMYQFFPAQSDGDDVIIYSPADAKTEIERFTFPRQSAEPFLCLADYLKSVDSGEMDYVAFMQVTAGHGVRDEAARLKETGKFLESHALQATALELAEGFAERIHQEIRDQWGFPDATDFSMRDRFAAKYQGQRFSFGYPACPNLEDQAKLFGLIKPEDIGVQLTEEYMMDPEASVSAMVFAHPDARYFVVD, from the coding sequence ATGTCCAAACAGCTAATTGAACAACTTGAAAAAAGAATTTTAATTATTGACGGAGCTATGGGGACGATGATTCAGAATGCTGATTTGTCAGCAGAAGATTTCGGCGGAGAGCAGCTTGACGGCTGCAACGAGTATTTGAATATCGTTCGTCCGAATGTGATTGAAAGCGTCCACCATGCTTATTTGGAGGCGGGCGCTGATATTATCTGTACGAACACCTTTGGCGGCACATCGATCGTGCTGGATGAATACGATCTCGGCAGACAGGCAGCGGAAATCAACCGCCGGGCGGTGGAAATTGCGAAACGCAGCACAGCCGCTTTTTCAACGCTGGAATGGCCGCGTTTTGTGGCAGGTGCAATCGGCCCGACGACAAAAACCTTATCCGTGACGGGCGGCGTAACATTTGATGAAATGCTGGATAATTTCTATGTGCAAGCGACAGCGCTCGTCGAAGGCGGCGCAGATTTGATTTTACTGGAAACGAGCCAGGATATGCTGAATGTCAAAGCAGCAACGATTGGCATCAAGAAAGCGTTTGAAGAAACCGGCATCGAGCTGCCGATCATGGTGTCCGGAACCATCGAGCCGATGGGAACGACGCTTGCGGGGCAGAGCATTGAAGCGTTCTATATTTCAATTGAACACGTCAAGCCGCTGTCAGTCGGCTTGAACTGCGCGACGGGTCCTGAGTTTATGACGGATCATATCCGTTCTTTAGCTGAGCTTTCGGATGGCTATGTCAGCTGTTATCCGAACGCCGGGCTGCCGGATGAAGAAGGCCATTACCACGAGACGCCCGAATCTTTGTCGAAAAAACTGCGCGGATTTGCCGAGAAAGGCTGGCTCAATGTAGTCGGCGGCTGTTGCGGAACGACACCGGCCCATATTAAAGCCGTCAGGGAAGCGATGGAAGGGTTAGCACCGAGAAAGCCGGAAGCAGCCGGACATGGCCATGTGATTTCTGGCATCGAGCCGCTGCAATACGATGAATCGATGCGCCCGCTGTTTATCGGGGAGCGAACGAATGTCATCGGTTCCCGTAAATTCAAGCGGCTGATTATCGATGGCCGATTTGAAGAAGCTTCTGAAATTGCCCGGGCACAAGTGAAGAACGGAGCGCATGTCATCGATATTTGTTTGGCAAACCCGGACCGCGATGAGCTCGAAGACATGACCAACTTTATGAAGGAAGTTGTCAAAAAAGTGAAAGTTCCGCTTGTTATTGATTCCACGGATGAAGCCGTCATTGAAGCAGCGTTGAAATTTTCCCAAGGGAAAGCCATCATCAATTCGATCAATCTGGAAGACGGAGAAGAACGGTTTGACGCGGTTATGCCGCTCGTGAAGAAATACGGCGCGGCCGTTGTGGTTGGGACAATCGACGAACCGGGCATGGCTGTCACGCGCGAACGGAAGCTTGAAGTTGCTGAACGATCGTATGATTTATTGGTCAATAAATGGGGGCTTGCGCCGGAAGACATCATTTTCGATCCGCTCGTATTTCCGGTCGGGACTGGCGATCAGCAATACATCGGTTCCGCGGTGGAGACCATTGAAGGAATCCGCCTGATCAAGCAGAAATTTCCGCGCTGTCTGACAGTTCTAGGCATCAGCAACGTATCATTCGGCTTGCCGCCAGTCGGCCGTGAAGTGCTGAATGCGGTGTATTTATACCACTGCACGCAGGCAGGGCTTGACTATGCCATCGTCAATACGGAAAAACTGGAGCGCTACGCTTCAATTCCGCAAAAAGAAATTGAAATGGCGAACGAGTTGCTGTTTACGACGACTGATAAGACCTTAGCCGACTTTACGGATTTTTACCGCGATAAGAAAAAGGAAAAAACCGAAGACGATATTCCAAAAACGGTTCCTGAACGGCTTGCCTATTATATTCTGGAAGGCACGAAAGAAGGGCTGATTCCGGATTTGGAAAAAGCGCTCGACCTGTATGATACGCCGCTTGATGTCATTAACGGTCCGCTGATGGAAGGCATGGCTGAAGTGGGCCGCCTGTTCAATGATAACCAGCTGATTGTGGCGGAAGTGCTGCAAAGCGCCGGCGTGATGAAAGCGGCGGTTTCTTTCCTGGAAGGGTTTATGGAGAAAAAAGAAGACGATTCCGGCAAAGGCAAAATTGTTCTGGCAACAGTTAAAGGTGATGTCCATGATATCGGCAAAAATCTGGTGGATATCATTCTCAGCAATAATGGCTATAAAGTCATCGATGTCGGCATCAAAGTGACGCCAGCGACGTTGATCGAAGTGATCCGCAAAGAAAAGCCGGATATGATCGGCTTATCCGGGCTTCTCGTCAAATCGGCAAAACAGATGGTCATCACAGCCCAGGACTTCAAGGAAGCAGGCATTGATGTGCCGATTCTGGTCGGAGGCGCGGCATTGTCGCGGCGCTTTACCGAAACCAAAATCGCCGCGGAATATGACGGTCCGGTCATTTACGCAAAAGATGCGATGCAAGGCTTGGACCTTGCCAACCGCCTGCAAAGCGGAGCCGGTAAAGCGGTGCTGCTGGAAGAACTCGATGCGCAGCAGGAAAAACGCAAAGTGTCGGAAGCGGCAAGAGAATCAAAACAGGCATTGGCGGTAGCAGTCCGTCCGGTCAAGACAGTCCGGGAAGATGTGCCGGTCTACAAGCCGAACGATTTGCGCCGGCATGTGCTGAAGGATTATTCAGTGGCGCATCTGTATCCGTACGTCAATATGCGAACATTGATCGGCCACCATCTCGGCTTGAAAGGCTTCAGTGAAAAATCGCTTGCACAAGGCGACCAGCGGGCAGTGGAACTGCATGAACTGGCGACCGGATTCTTGCAAGCCGGATTGTTAAAGCCATCCGGCATGTATCAGTTTTTCCCGGCACAAAGTGATGGCGACGACGTCATTATTTATAGCCCGGCGGATGCCAAGACTGAAATTGAACGCTTTACCTTCCCGCGCCAGTCAGCTGAGCCGTTTCTATGCCTCGCGGATTATTTAAAATCCGTCGACAGCGGCGAAATGGATTATGTCGCGTTTATGCAAGTGACGGCAGGGCACGGCGTACGTGATGAAGCGGCTCGTTTGAAAGAAACCGGAAAATTTCTTGAAAGCCATGCGCTGCAAGCGACAGCGCTGGAACTGGCAGAAGGTTTTGCAGAGCGCATCCATCAGGAAATCCGCGATCAATGGGGCTTCCCCGATGCCACCGACTTTTCGATGCGGGATCGTTTCGCAGCGAAATATCAAGGGCAGCGTTTCTCATTCGGCTACCCGGCCTGTCCGAACCTGGAAGACCAAGCGAAATTATTCGGCTTGATCAAGCCGGAAGACATCGGTGTCCAGTTGACGGAAGAATACATGATGGACCCCGAAGCTTCCGTGTCGGCTATGGTTTTTGCCCATCCGGATGCACGGTATTTCGTAGTGGATTAA
- a CDS encoding AMP-dependent synthetase/ligase, which translates to MTLPKLLAKRAAEMKNEVALRQKHLGIWNEVSWGEYQKNVEMLAIALSTEFKFKRGETLALIGENRPHWLYSQMAAQALGGVSAGIYQDSLPAQLIYYLNDCQARIAIVEDQEQVDKLLEIKNDLPYLEHIIFCNGQGLRHYKHDWLTGFDALLEKGAVFVQETPAFYSSELEFSEIEDTAIIAYSASATGHPKGVKLSHSNLIAAAQNLDSVDKMKEKDDYFSFLPLSWIHEQVISIVVPLLTGMAVNFPEKPHTVLTDLREIGPQTLLAPPRVYQTLLSNFTIRIQGSSWLKKKVYLTFKKYGDKVIKAKLQHQKVSAADKLMYGIGDWLVFSAIRDHMGFGRVKRAYIAGATLEPETYCFFHSIGVNVKQTYGATELAGIAFVQRDEDLQLNSVGKPLPHTEMKVSEKGDIFVRNAEAFAKSESSMQQDGWISLGDCGRLDDSGHLYVLDRKEDIITLANGELVYPSMVENKLKASPYIQEAVCFGEGKPYITAILNIDLNSVGKWADKNRLVYTDYSDLAQNPEVIEFISKEVSELGKELEGGAAVKKFAILHKQLSANDDEMTRTLKIRRNYIKQKYGSLIESFYGDSVEAGTGKNTSEDDSSLTGTIRHQVVQ; encoded by the coding sequence ATGACATTGCCAAAGCTATTAGCAAAGCGCGCTGCTGAAATGAAAAATGAAGTGGCTCTCAGACAAAAACATCTTGGAATCTGGAACGAAGTCAGCTGGGGGGAATACCAGAAAAACGTAGAAATGCTGGCAATTGCCTTATCCACCGAGTTTAAATTTAAACGAGGCGAAACATTGGCGTTGATTGGCGAAAACCGCCCGCATTGGCTTTATTCACAAATGGCGGCCCAAGCACTCGGCGGGGTTTCGGCAGGCATCTATCAAGACTCTCTTCCGGCCCAGTTAATTTATTATTTAAATGACTGCCAAGCGCGGATAGCGATTGTAGAAGACCAGGAGCAAGTTGATAAACTGCTGGAAATCAAAAATGACCTTCCTTATTTAGAGCATATTATTTTTTGCAACGGACAAGGCTTGCGGCATTACAAACATGACTGGTTAACCGGTTTTGATGCATTGCTGGAAAAAGGTGCAGTATTTGTTCAGGAAACGCCAGCATTTTATAGCAGCGAACTTGAATTTTCCGAAATTGAAGATACAGCCATTATTGCTTATAGCGCTTCGGCTACCGGCCATCCTAAAGGCGTTAAATTGTCCCACAGCAATTTGATCGCAGCTGCACAGAATTTGGACTCTGTAGACAAAATGAAAGAAAAAGATGATTATTTTTCGTTTTTGCCGCTTTCCTGGATCCACGAACAGGTAATTAGCATAGTGGTTCCGCTATTGACTGGAATGGCAGTGAATTTCCCGGAAAAACCCCATACCGTCCTTACGGATTTAAGGGAAATTGGTCCACAGACTTTATTGGCGCCTCCCCGGGTTTACCAAACTTTGTTATCGAATTTCACCATACGTATTCAAGGAAGCAGCTGGCTCAAAAAGAAAGTATATCTGACTTTTAAAAAGTATGGCGATAAGGTGATTAAAGCCAAACTTCAACATCAAAAAGTGTCAGCAGCCGATAAACTGATGTATGGAATTGGTGATTGGCTGGTTTTCAGTGCCATTAGAGATCATATGGGATTTGGGCGCGTCAAACGGGCTTACATAGCAGGAGCGACTCTTGAACCGGAAACCTATTGTTTTTTCCACAGCATCGGAGTGAACGTGAAACAGACATACGGTGCAACGGAACTTGCCGGCATTGCATTTGTCCAGCGAGATGAAGATCTCCAGTTGAATAGTGTAGGCAAACCGCTCCCGCATACGGAAATGAAAGTTAGCGAAAAAGGCGATATCTTTGTTCGAAATGCAGAGGCTTTTGCGAAAAGCGAAAGTTCAATGCAACAGGATGGCTGGATTTCACTCGGTGATTGCGGCAGATTGGACGATTCAGGGCATTTATACGTATTGGACCGGAAAGAAGACATTATCACATTAGCGAATGGCGAACTTGTTTATCCAAGCATGGTCGAAAATAAACTCAAAGCCAGCCCATATATCCAGGAAGCCGTATGTTTTGGCGAAGGCAAGCCGTACATTACAGCAATTTTAAACATCGATTTGAATAGCGTTGGGAAATGGGCGGATAAAAACCGCCTTGTTTATACGGATTACTCAGACCTGGCACAAAACCCCGAAGTTATTGAATTTATCAGCAAAGAAGTCAGTGAACTGGGCAAAGAACTTGAGGGCGGAGCAGCCGTGAAGAAGTTTGCCATCCTCCACAAGCAGCTTAGCGCAAATGATGATGAAATGACGCGGACGCTGAAAATCAGAAGAAACTATATAAAGCAGAAATACGGTTCACTCATCGAAAGTTTTTACGGGGACAGCGTAGAGGCGGGAACCGGCAAAAACACGTCAGAAGATGATAGCAGCTTGACCGGTACAATCCGTCATCAGGTTGTGCAATAG
- a CDS encoding ABC transporter ATP-binding protein: MGKILEIEGLHLQFGGVKALDNVSYHIEEGEIFSLIGPNGAGKTSMLNCISGLYQPTEGSILFKGQELTSLKPYKRTSLGIARAFQNIALFAHMSVLDNIKLGRHALMDSGLFSGGLYVGKASKEEIVHREKVEEVIEFLELQDIRNVPVGKLPYGLQKRVEVGRALALEPELILLDEPMAGMNSSEKDMMARMILDMHELKGMTVVLIEHDLGVVMNLSHHIAVLDFGKQIGFGTPEEIQKNPAVIKAYIGEEAI, encoded by the coding sequence ATGGGAAAAATTCTGGAGATAGAAGGATTGCATTTACAGTTTGGTGGAGTAAAAGCATTAGATAATGTCAGTTACCACATTGAAGAAGGAGAAATTTTCTCGCTTATTGGACCTAACGGAGCTGGAAAAACCAGTATGCTTAACTGCATTAGCGGACTTTATCAGCCAACTGAAGGATCGATCCTTTTTAAAGGACAGGAATTGACCAGCCTAAAACCATACAAACGGACATCCCTTGGAATAGCCCGTGCTTTCCAAAATATTGCCTTATTTGCCCATATGTCAGTCCTCGACAATATCAAATTAGGCCGGCATGCCTTAATGGATTCAGGATTATTCAGCGGTGGATTATATGTTGGAAAAGCTTCAAAGGAAGAAATTGTTCATCGGGAAAAAGTGGAGGAAGTGATCGAGTTTTTAGAGCTTCAGGATATTCGGAATGTACCGGTAGGGAAATTGCCTTACGGATTGCAAAAACGAGTTGAAGTAGGAAGAGCACTCGCTCTCGAGCCCGAACTTATTCTTCTCGATGAACCGATGGCTGGGATGAACAGTTCCGAAAAAGACATGATGGCGCGCATGATTCTCGATATGCATGAACTAAAAGGCATGACGGTTGTGCTGATCGAACATGATTTAGGGGTAGTCATGAATTTGTCCCATCATATTGCCGTATTGGATTTTGGGAAGCAGATTGGTTTTGGGACGCCAGAAGAAATTCAAAAAAATCCAGCGGTCATAAAAGCCTATATCGGAGAAGAAGCCATTTAG
- a CDS encoding aldose epimerase family protein has translation MEVEQRLFGYKEGRQVTLYTLKNANGFEVSCMDWGCIITKIIAPDQRGNLENVVLGFDTLEEYGDNPHFLGAVAGRFAGRIKGGTFTLEGQDYKLAANANGHHLHGGNKGFSHKLWKSEMMQNESEAAIEFSYWSPDGEEGYPGNLELKVTYRIRDEANDVIISYSAVSDKTTLLNVTNHSYFNLSGDLKQGIFNHELTINSNKFLELDTEKIPTGRYLPVDDSVFDFRGGRKLQDGIDPQSPLAGGGYDHPFLLDSSQQREIMLVDKESGRQLVVETTEPAVVLYTGNRLGLCLETQGLPDSIHHPHFPSAILKKGERFSSETRYSFGVIDR, from the coding sequence ATGGAAGTGGAACAACGCTTATTCGGCTATAAGGAAGGGCGTCAGGTGACCTTGTACACCTTGAAGAACGCCAATGGTTTTGAAGTATCATGCATGGATTGGGGCTGCATCATTACGAAGATAATCGCACCTGATCAAAGGGGGAACTTGGAGAATGTAGTGCTGGGTTTTGACACATTGGAGGAATATGGAGACAATCCACATTTTTTAGGAGCGGTGGCCGGACGCTTTGCCGGAAGAATCAAAGGCGGTACATTTACACTTGAAGGCCAGGACTACAAACTTGCTGCTAATGCCAACGGCCATCATTTGCACGGCGGCAATAAAGGCTTCAGCCATAAATTATGGAAGTCGGAGATGATGCAAAATGAAAGTGAAGCCGCAATCGAGTTTTCTTATTGGAGCCCGGACGGGGAAGAAGGCTATCCTGGGAACCTTGAACTGAAAGTTACATACAGGATTCGTGATGAGGCCAATGATGTGATCATTTCTTATTCTGCCGTTTCTGATAAAACGACTTTATTGAACGTGACCAATCACAGTTATTTTAATTTGAGTGGAGATTTGAAACAGGGTATTTTCAATCATGAACTGACAATAAACAGCAATAAATTCCTTGAGTTGGATACAGAAAAAATTCCAACAGGTAGATACTTGCCGGTCGACGACTCGGTATTTGATTTCCGAGGTGGCAGGAAGCTGCAAGACGGCATTGATCCGCAAAGTCCACTGGCAGGCGGTGGGTATGACCATCCGTTTCTATTGGACAGCAGCCAGCAAAGAGAGATTATGCTGGTGGACAAAGAAAGTGGGCGCCAACTTGTTGTCGAAACGACAGAACCGGCCGTTGTCCTTTATACAGGAAACCGCTTGGGGCTTTGCCTCGAAACGCAAGGATTGCCGGATTCAATCCATCACCCGCATTTCCCTTCAGCGATATTGAAGAAAGGGGAGCGGTTTAGCAGCGAAACCCGGTATTCATTTGGAGTCATCGACAGGTAA
- a CDS encoding LLM class flavin-dependent oxidoreductase: protein MIALNILDYSPIDEGGTAREALLQTTELAKFAEQLGYKRFWVSEHHKVMSVAGSSPEMLMMHLAASTNSIRIGSGGVMLPHYSAYKVAENFRVLEALHPNRIDLGIGRSRSYLKVNQALNGNKRIPYDQQIEDLQQYLTDANELIATPVVETAPEMWMLGTGGSSAELAAAKGTAYAYAHFARPAMSGVEVVDTYRKRFQPSKLLGKPKVIIAVFAVVAETAEQAEEIAKAFDLWLLFVESDISPPYYPSIETAAARGFSAAEQEKVAKNRKRMIIGDAETVKAEIERIAELYGADEVTIIPNVSGAKNRMKGIELLAEAFGYTVK, encoded by the coding sequence ATGATTGCGTTAAACATTTTGGATTATTCACCGATTGATGAAGGCGGAACGGCTCGTGAAGCATTGCTCCAGACAACTGAACTGGCAAAGTTTGCAGAACAGCTGGGCTATAAGCGGTTTTGGGTTTCGGAACACCATAAAGTGATGTCAGTTGCAGGGAGTTCGCCGGAAATGCTGATGATGCATTTGGCAGCTTCAACGAATTCAATCCGGATTGGCTCGGGGGGCGTCATGCTGCCTCATTACAGCGCCTATAAAGTCGCTGAGAATTTTCGCGTGCTTGAAGCGCTCCATCCAAACCGGATCGATCTGGGAATCGGGCGTTCGCGCAGCTATCTTAAAGTTAATCAGGCATTGAACGGCAATAAGCGCATTCCATATGATCAGCAAATAGAAGACTTGCAGCAATACCTGACGGATGCGAATGAATTGATTGCCACACCGGTTGTTGAAACGGCGCCCGAAATGTGGATGCTCGGGACTGGTGGCAGCAGTGCAGAACTCGCTGCAGCAAAAGGAACGGCTTATGCCTATGCCCATTTTGCGCGGCCGGCAATGTCAGGCGTAGAAGTAGTGGATACATACCGCAAGAGATTTCAGCCGTCGAAACTGCTTGGAAAACCAAAAGTGATCATTGCCGTATTTGCCGTCGTTGCGGAAACGGCAGAACAAGCGGAAGAAATTGCGAAAGCTTTTGACTTGTGGCTATTATTTGTGGAATCGGATATATCGCCGCCGTATTACCCATCAATTGAAACGGCGGCAGCCCGAGGCTTCAGTGCGGCCGAGCAGGAAAAAGTAGCGAAAAACCGCAAGCGGATGATTATTGGGGACGCTGAAACCGTGAAGGCGGAAATTGAACGCATTGCAGAATTATACGGTGCCGATGAAGTGACAATCATCCCAAATGTATCAGGAGCAAAAAACCGGATGAAGGGAATTGAATTGCTGGCAGAGGCTTTTGGATACACCGTTAAATGA
- a CDS encoding bifunctional homocysteine S-methyltransferase/methylenetetrahydrofolate reductase: MGLLDELKTRILTADGAMGTLLYSYGIEYCNEELNLQRPEIIEKIHQEYIQAGADIIQTNTYGGNALKLARYGLEHQVKEINEAAIRIAKRAAAPGGQFVFGTIGGIRGIRKSDATLQEIITMVDQQAGYLLAGDPDALLLETYYDFEELAETVIHLRKVTDVPLIAQVSMHEPGILQNGLALNDALHQLEELGADIVGVNCRLGPHHTIQALEEVSLPKKAFLSAYPNASLLDLENGRVVYESEADYFGRAGLLLREEGARLIGGCCGTTPKHIEALKKRIGNLKPVTEKEVVKKKPIVIREAEALEEAPLHEKAKTERTIIVELDTPKHLDITKFIEGSKALNAAGVDAVTMADNSLASPRVSNLAMGAILKHQEQIRPLAHITCRDRNLIGLQSHLMGLDALGIHDILAVTGDPTKVGDFPGATSVYDVSSLELIQLIKKLNEGISFSGKPLRKKANFSVAAAFNPNVRVLDRAVARLEKKIESGADYFISQPVYTKEKIIEIYEATKHLDTPIFLGVMPLTSIRSAEFLHNEVPGIKLSEDALERMRACGDDKDRASAEGIQIAKELIDTAAELFNGIYLITPFFRYDMSLELIDYIRQLDIQKESDRSHVQTAN; this comes from the coding sequence ATGGGTTTATTAGATGAGCTAAAGACGAGAATATTGACGGCAGACGGAGCAATGGGAACGTTATTATATTCATACGGCATTGAATACTGCAACGAGGAATTGAATTTGCAGCGGCCGGAAATCATCGAAAAGATCCATCAGGAATACATTCAGGCCGGCGCAGATATCATTCAGACCAATACGTATGGCGGCAATGCTTTGAAACTTGCGCGTTACGGGCTTGAGCATCAAGTGAAAGAAATCAACGAAGCGGCAATCCGCATCGCAAAACGGGCGGCCGCTCCGGGCGGGCAATTTGTCTTTGGAACAATCGGCGGCATCCGGGGCATCCGGAAAAGCGATGCGACTTTGCAGGAAATCATCACGATGGTGGACCAGCAAGCAGGCTATTTGCTGGCAGGAGACCCGGATGCCTTGCTGCTTGAGACATATTATGATTTTGAAGAACTGGCTGAAACCGTCATCCATCTACGGAAAGTGACCGATGTGCCGTTGATTGCCCAAGTGTCCATGCACGAGCCGGGTATCTTGCAAAACGGTCTGGCTTTGAATGACGCCTTGCACCAACTGGAAGAATTAGGCGCTGATATTGTCGGCGTTAATTGCCGGTTGGGGCCACACCATACGATTCAAGCGCTGGAAGAAGTGTCGTTGCCGAAAAAAGCTTTCCTTTCAGCTTATCCGAACGCCAGTTTATTGGATCTTGAAAATGGCCGGGTGGTTTATGAATCGGAAGCAGATTATTTCGGGCGCGCAGGTTTATTATTAAGAGAAGAAGGGGCGCGCTTGATCGGCGGCTGTTGCGGCACGACGCCAAAACACATCGAAGCGCTGAAAAAACGCATCGGCAATTTAAAGCCGGTTACTGAAAAAGAAGTGGTGAAGAAAAAGCCAATCGTCATTCGGGAAGCGGAAGCACTTGAAGAAGCGCCGCTTCATGAAAAAGCAAAAACGGAGCGTACCATTATTGTGGAATTGGATACGCCGAAGCATTTAGATATTACAAAGTTCATCGAAGGGTCAAAAGCGCTGAATGCAGCAGGAGTGGACGCAGTTACTATGGCCGACAATTCGCTTGCCTCTCCCAGGGTCAGCAATTTGGCGATGGGCGCCATTTTGAAACACCAGGAACAAATCCGTCCGCTAGCGCATATAACATGCCGTGACCGGAACTTGATCGGCTTGCAGTCGCATTTGATGGGGCTGGATGCCCTCGGAATCCATGATATCCTAGCAGTAACGGGAGATCCGACAAAAGTGGGGGATTTTCCTGGAGCGACCAGTGTTTATGATGTATCGAGCCTGGAATTGATCCAGTTGATCAAAAAGCTGAATGAAGGCATTTCATTTTCCGGGAAACCGCTGCGCAAAAAAGCGAACTTCTCCGTCGCCGCTGCGTTCAACCCGAATGTCCGCGTTTTAGACCGGGCAGTGGCGCGTTTGGAGAAGAAAATTGAAAGCGGCGCGGATTATTTCATTTCGCAGCCGGTTTATACGAAAGAGAAAATCATTGAAATTTATGAAGCGACCAAGCATCTGGATACGCCGATTTTCCTCGGAGTAATGCCTTTGACCAGCATCCGCAGTGCCGAATTCCTGCATAATGAAGTGCCGGGCATCAAATTGTCGGAAGATGCGCTCGAGCGGATGCGCGCTTGCGGCGATGATAAAGACCGTGCCAGCGCAGAAGGCATCCAAATCGCAAAAGAACTGATTGATACAGCAGCGGAATTATTCAATGGCATTTACTTGATTACGCCATTTTTCCGCTATGATATGTCTTTGGAATTGATCGATTATATCCGCCAACTTGATATACAGAAAGAGAGCGATCGCAGCCATGTCCAAACAGCTAATTGA